A single Corallococcus exiguus DNA region contains:
- a CDS encoding serine/threonine-protein kinase, translating into MTLDAGDTFGRYELVSWLGRGGMAETWHAQLVGAAGVTKPVLIKKVLPEYADDEAFISMFISEARISATLSHGNVAQVFDFGQVEGEYFLAMEFVDGKPLDKVLKRAMRSGLPALPIPVAVFIAMEMCRGLHYAHSRTDSSGKQLGIVHRDISPDNVLVSYEGQVKIVDFGIAKAQLLRGFKTAPGVVKGKYLFFSPEQARGEDVDARTDVWATGVVLYELLCGRLPVDGPPHVVMMKIAHGEIPPLSQLRPDLPEALNRIVLQALSPDPAQRFATSHAFGDALAGFLYANHPRFSSLSLAHLLRVLFRGDLLNEGRELAVPDDFLEELKAWRNPATPDQIPTVPHLRAIKTPRPSPAPVIITRESQEEEVPDVPTAEVAPVRRSRSPWVGLAVGGAALLALGGGVWWTQVRRVPEVPRAESSTVPPVVATVSDPAPAPVGADAGVTPEPPPPPPPSPPPAALAWSETRVRSLLDDVYRLSRNSKELTRAAKLVQTCVDAVPDNVDCRLAAGLTHERLRSIDKSVSHYQAFLQYASPTDLRRSAVTDRLAALLQRKPQAQTPANEAELESSRSAVLMHLTRGHPKEALDAANQCVARLPREPDCYLLQGDVLAKMNQASESTRSYERFMAYAPANHPRRPDVVQKLVELRATAP; encoded by the coding sequence ATGACGCTCGACGCGGGGGACACCTTCGGAAGGTATGAGCTGGTGTCCTGGCTGGGCCGGGGCGGCATGGCGGAGACGTGGCATGCCCAGCTGGTGGGCGCGGCGGGCGTCACCAAGCCCGTGCTCATCAAGAAGGTCCTTCCGGAGTACGCGGACGACGAGGCCTTCATCTCCATGTTCATCAGCGAGGCGCGCATCTCCGCCACGCTGTCCCACGGCAACGTCGCCCAGGTCTTCGACTTCGGGCAGGTGGAGGGCGAGTACTTCCTCGCCATGGAGTTCGTCGACGGCAAGCCGCTCGACAAGGTGCTCAAGCGCGCGATGCGCAGCGGGCTTCCGGCGCTGCCCATCCCCGTGGCGGTCTTCATCGCGATGGAGATGTGCCGGGGCCTGCACTACGCGCACTCGCGCACGGACAGCAGCGGCAAGCAGTTGGGCATCGTCCACCGCGACATCTCTCCGGACAACGTGCTCGTCAGCTACGAGGGCCAGGTCAAGATCGTCGACTTCGGCATCGCCAAGGCGCAGCTGCTGCGTGGCTTCAAGACGGCACCCGGCGTGGTGAAGGGCAAGTACCTCTTCTTCTCTCCAGAGCAGGCGCGCGGAGAGGACGTGGATGCGCGCACGGACGTCTGGGCCACCGGCGTGGTGCTGTATGAGTTGCTGTGCGGCCGGTTGCCCGTGGATGGTCCGCCGCATGTCGTGATGATGAAGATTGCTCACGGCGAGATTCCACCGTTGAGCCAGCTGAGACCGGACCTGCCGGAGGCGCTCAACCGCATCGTCCTCCAGGCGCTGAGCCCGGACCCGGCGCAGCGCTTCGCCACCAGTCACGCGTTCGGGGATGCGCTGGCGGGGTTCCTGTATGCGAATCATCCCCGCTTCTCGTCGTTGAGCCTCGCGCACCTGCTGCGCGTGCTGTTCCGGGGAGACCTGCTGAACGAAGGCCGGGAGCTGGCGGTTCCCGATGACTTCCTGGAGGAGCTCAAGGCGTGGCGGAACCCCGCGACGCCAGACCAGATCCCCACGGTCCCCCACCTCCGGGCCATCAAGACGCCCCGTCCGTCCCCCGCGCCGGTCATCATCACACGCGAGTCCCAGGAAGAAGAGGTGCCGGATGTGCCCACGGCCGAGGTCGCGCCGGTCCGCCGCTCCCGCTCGCCATGGGTGGGGCTCGCGGTGGGGGGCGCGGCGCTGCTGGCGCTGGGCGGTGGCGTCTGGTGGACACAGGTCCGGCGCGTGCCTGAAGTCCCGCGGGCAGAAAGCTCCACCGTGCCGCCCGTGGTGGCGACGGTGTCGGATCCAGCACCTGCACCCGTGGGCGCGGATGCAGGAGTGACTCCGGAGCCACCGCCACCTCCTCCCCCGTCCCCGCCCCCGGCAGCCCTTGCGTGGAGTGAGACCCGGGTGCGCAGTCTGCTCGATGACGTGTATCGCCTGAGCAGGAACAGCAAGGAGCTGACGCGGGCCGCGAAGCTGGTCCAGACCTGTGTGGACGCAGTGCCTGACAACGTGGACTGCCGGCTGGCGGCGGGCCTCACCCACGAACGGCTCCGGTCCATCGACAAGAGCGTGAGCCACTACCAGGCCTTCCTGCAGTACGCGTCCCCCACCGATCTCCGGCGGAGCGCCGTGACGGATCGACTGGCGGCCTTGCTGCAGCGCAAGCCCCAGGCGCAGACGCCCGCCAACGAGGCGGAGCTGGAGTCCTCCCGAAGCGCCGTCCTGATGCACCTGACGCGAGGCCACCCGAAGGAAGCACTCGACGCAGCCAACCAATGCGTGGCGCGGCTTCCCCGGGAGCCGGACTGTTACCTGTTGCAGGGTGACGTCCTGGCGAAGATGAATCAGGCCTCGGAGAGCACGCGAAGCTATGAGCGCTTCATGGCGTACGCGCCCGCGAATCATCCGCGGCGTCCCGATGTCGTGCAGAAGCTCGTCGAGCTGCGGGCGACCGCCCCCTGA
- a CDS encoding serine/threonine-protein kinase → MELQAGDTFGRYELVSWLGRGGMAETWRAQLVGAAGVTKSVLIKKVLPEYADDEAFISMFISEARISATLSHGNVAQVFDFGQVEDEYFLAMEFVDGKPLDKVIKRAKKAGLGALPIPVAVFIAMEMCRGLHYAHSRTDGSGQPLGIVHRDISPDNVLVSYEGQVKIVDFGIAKAQLLRGFKTEPGVVKGKYLFFSPEQARGEEVDARTDVWATAVVLYELLCARLPVEGPPQTVMMKIAEGQIPAPTTLRPDLPKELNALVMQALAPDRERRFESSHAFGDALAEFLHAHYPRFSSLSLANLLRVLFRADLTHEGRELSVPKTFHDEARKWGEPALAKLLDAPSPEQIQTRRMVRAVAKPPPTETTQPDAPTVPSGPSRKVLYGASAAGGLAVAGACLWFLVGSRSPEPVAQPAPVPQTVAVEAPAPKVEPEPPAPSPVQEPELVAEVPATSPAEPESTRSAHPTRKASKPVRAAQHVQAEEPTPAPVVEQPTVVAASAVQEPPPAVPESEPAPKKGVFGLLDSKRQEVQQKVSSLVKTKQQEVQQKVSGLMQSKDYDAALEAANDCAANNPDMPECYLMLGAVHAKLNHPRESTQHYETFLKLAPTDHPRRAKVVEMLGKAGNAG, encoded by the coding sequence ATGGAACTGCAAGCCGGAGATACCTTCGGACGGTATGAGTTGGTGTCCTGGCTGGGCCGGGGCGGGATGGCGGAGACGTGGCGCGCCCAGTTGGTGGGCGCGGCGGGCGTCACCAAGTCCGTGCTGATCAAGAAGGTCCTTCCGGAGTACGCGGACGACGAGGCCTTCATCTCCATGTTCATCAGCGAGGCGCGCATCTCCGCCACGCTGTCCCACGGCAACGTCGCGCAGGTCTTCGACTTCGGACAGGTAGAGGACGAGTACTTCCTCGCCATGGAGTTCGTCGACGGCAAGCCGCTCGACAAGGTGATCAAGCGCGCGAAGAAGGCGGGCCTGGGGGCGCTGCCGATTCCCGTGGCGGTCTTCATCGCGATGGAGATGTGCCGGGGCCTGCACTACGCGCACTCGCGCACGGACGGCAGCGGCCAGCCGCTGGGCATCGTCCACCGGGACATCTCTCCGGACAACGTGCTCGTCAGCTACGAGGGCCAGGTCAAGATCGTCGACTTCGGTATCGCGAAGGCGCAGCTGCTGCGCGGCTTCAAGACGGAGCCCGGCGTGGTGAAGGGCAAGTACCTCTTCTTCTCCCCGGAGCAGGCGCGCGGTGAAGAGGTCGATGCACGCACGGATGTCTGGGCCACCGCTGTCGTGCTGTACGAGTTGCTGTGCGCGAGGCTTCCGGTGGAGGGGCCGCCCCAGACGGTGATGATGAAGATCGCCGAGGGGCAGATTCCCGCGCCCACGACGCTCCGGCCGGACCTGCCCAAGGAGCTGAATGCGCTGGTGATGCAGGCGCTGGCTCCGGACCGTGAGCGGCGCTTCGAATCCAGCCATGCCTTCGGGGATGCGCTGGCGGAGTTCCTCCATGCCCACTACCCGCGCTTCTCCTCGCTGAGCCTCGCGAACCTGTTGCGCGTGCTGTTCCGCGCGGACCTGACGCACGAGGGCCGCGAGCTGTCCGTGCCCAAGACCTTCCATGACGAGGCGAGGAAGTGGGGCGAGCCCGCGCTGGCGAAGCTCCTGGATGCCCCTTCTCCAGAGCAGATCCAGACCCGGCGGATGGTGCGCGCCGTCGCGAAGCCTCCGCCCACGGAGACGACACAGCCGGATGCGCCCACGGTTCCGTCAGGTCCTTCGCGCAAGGTGCTCTACGGCGCGAGCGCGGCAGGAGGCCTGGCCGTGGCTGGAGCCTGTCTCTGGTTCCTCGTGGGCTCGCGTTCGCCGGAGCCCGTCGCACAACCCGCACCCGTGCCCCAGACGGTGGCGGTCGAAGCCCCCGCCCCGAAGGTCGAACCCGAACCGCCCGCCCCGAGTCCGGTGCAGGAGCCGGAGCTCGTTGCGGAGGTTCCGGCCACGAGTCCCGCCGAGCCAGAGTCCACGCGGTCCGCGCATCCCACCCGGAAGGCGTCCAAGCCCGTCCGCGCGGCCCAACACGTCCAGGCCGAGGAACCAACGCCAGCTCCAGTCGTCGAGCAGCCCACGGTCGTCGCAGCCAGCGCCGTCCAGGAGCCGCCACCCGCGGTTCCGGAGAGCGAGCCCGCGCCCAAGAAGGGAGTCTTCGGACTGCTCGACTCCAAGCGGCAGGAGGTGCAGCAGAAGGTCTCCTCGCTCGTGAAGACGAAGCAGCAGGAGGTCCAGCAGAAGGTGTCCGGCCTGATGCAGAGCAAGGACTACGACGCGGCCCTGGAAGCGGCCAACGACTGCGCGGCGAACAACCCAGACATGCCGGAGTGCTATCTCATGCTGGGGGCCGTCCACGCGAAGCTCAACCATCCCCGGGAGAGCACGCAGCACTACGAGACCTTCCTGAAGCTCGCGCCCACGGACCACCCGCGCCGGGCGAAGGTCGTCGAGATGCTGGGAAAGGCCGGCAACGCGGGTTGA
- a CDS encoding serine/threonine-protein kinase, whose amino-acid sequence MALQAGDVFGRYELVSWLGRGGMAETWRAQLVGDAGVTKPVLIKKVLPEYANDEAFISMFISEARISATLSHGNVAQVFDFGRVEGEYFLAMEFVDGQPLHRILKRALKSDLGALPVPVAVFIAMEMCRGLHYAHTRTSSSGQPLGIVHRDISPDNVLLGYEGQVKIVDFGIAKAQLIRGFKTAPGVVKGKYLFFSPEQARGEDVDARTDVWATGVVLYELLCGKLPVEGPPHVVMMRVGRGEIPAPSVLRPDLPKEINDIVMKALTPDREHRFESSHAFGDALAGFLYSNFPRFSAMTIAHLLRVLFRGDLAQEGREMSVPGSFLEELKAWRQQTLPEEPVTPRPSTERQTRRIRVATPPPVTETTQPRSIVASSGISRPLLYGLSAGGLLTVGACMWFLLDAHSPGPAVGAPPPTPIQQPFASPTQLGKKESQTNPPVAPPVAGADALSEVEASTVQEMTLYIRDSITEDKLDEALTTANNCIKMFPDNPRCRAALELVQSKQVGTRPPSPTGARSKGSIYLPTNINEVRSLVDRLNKEGRVREALEVAQACADRDPKVPECHLMLGVLYAKLNEPKKSEQHYGTFLTLTPAGYPRRDRVIEILSKSAP is encoded by the coding sequence ATGGCACTGCAAGCGGGCGACGTCTTCGGGCGGTATGAGCTGGTCTCCTGGCTGGGCCGGGGCGGCATGGCGGAGACGTGGCGCGCCCAATTGGTAGGCGACGCGGGCGTGACGAAGCCCGTGCTCATCAAGAAGGTGCTTCCCGAGTACGCCAACGACGAAGCCTTCATCTCCATGTTCATCAGCGAGGCGCGCATCTCCGCCACGCTCTCCCATGGAAATGTCGCCCAGGTCTTCGACTTCGGCCGGGTGGAGGGCGAGTACTTCCTGGCCATGGAGTTCGTGGATGGCCAGCCGCTGCACCGCATCCTCAAGCGCGCGTTGAAGAGCGACCTGGGTGCCCTGCCTGTTCCTGTCGCGGTCTTCATCGCGATGGAGATGTGCCGGGGCCTGCACTACGCGCACACGCGCACGAGCAGCAGTGGCCAGCCGCTGGGCATCGTCCACCGGGACATCTCTCCGGACAACGTGCTGCTGGGCTACGAGGGCCAGGTCAAGATCGTCGACTTCGGCATCGCCAAGGCGCAGCTCATCCGGGGCTTCAAGACGGCGCCCGGGGTGGTGAAGGGCAAGTACCTCTTCTTCTCCCCGGAGCAGGCGCGAGGGGAGGACGTGGACGCGCGCACGGACGTCTGGGCCACGGGCGTCGTGCTCTATGAGTTGCTCTGCGGGAAGCTGCCGGTGGAGGGGCCGCCGCACGTGGTGATGATGCGCGTGGGACGCGGGGAGATTCCCGCGCCGAGCGTGCTCCGGCCGGACCTGCCGAAGGAGATCAACGACATCGTGATGAAGGCGCTGACTCCAGACCGGGAGCATCGCTTCGAATCCAGCCACGCGTTCGGGGATGCACTGGCGGGGTTCCTGTATTCGAACTTCCCGCGATTCTCCGCCATGACCATCGCGCACTTGTTGCGCGTGCTGTTCCGAGGGGACCTGGCGCAGGAAGGCCGGGAGATGTCCGTACCGGGCTCCTTCCTGGAAGAACTGAAGGCCTGGCGACAGCAGACCCTGCCGGAGGAGCCGGTGACGCCGCGGCCCTCGACAGAGCGCCAGACCCGGCGCATCCGGGTGGCCACTCCGCCACCGGTCACGGAGACGACCCAGCCGCGGTCCATCGTGGCGTCCTCTGGAATCTCACGCCCGCTGCTCTATGGGTTGAGCGCGGGAGGATTACTGACCGTGGGTGCCTGCATGTGGTTCTTGTTGGATGCGCACTCGCCCGGGCCAGCTGTAGGAGCCCCACCGCCCACGCCCATCCAGCAACCGTTTGCGAGTCCCACCCAGCTCGGCAAGAAAGAGTCCCAGACAAACCCTCCTGTAGCCCCTCCGGTCGCCGGTGCTGATGCCCTCTCGGAAGTGGAAGCATCCACCGTCCAGGAGATGACGCTCTACATCCGGGACTCCATCACAGAAGACAAACTCGACGAAGCACTCACCACGGCGAACAACTGCATCAAGATGTTCCCCGACAACCCACGCTGCCGGGCTGCGCTTGAGCTCGTTCAATCAAAACAAGTCGGCACGCGGCCGCCCTCTCCCACAGGCGCCAGATCCAAAGGCTCAATCTACCTTCCGACGAACATCAACGAAGTCCGCTCTCTCGTCGACAGACTCAACAAAGAAGGTCGGGTACGTGAGGCACTGGAGGTAGCGCAAGCTTGCGCGGACAGGGACCCGAAGGTCCCTGAATGCCATCTCATGCTTGGCGTGCTCTACGCCAAGCTCAATGAGCCCAAGAAAAGCGAACAGCATTACGGAACATTCTTGACGCTGACTCCTGCTGGCTATCCCAGGAGAGACCGTGTCATCGAGATCCTGAGCAAAAGCGCTCCATAG
- a CDS encoding serine/threonine protein kinase, whose product MALQAGDTFGRYELVSWLGRGGMAETWRAQLVGDAGVTKPVLIKKVLPEYADDEAFISMFINEARISATLSHGNIAQVFDFGRVEGEYFLAMEFVDGQPLHRVLKRAMKQGMSALPIPVAVFIAMEMCRGLHYAHSRTDNNGRPLGIVHRDISPDNVLLGYEGQVKIVDFGIAKAQLIRGFKTAPGVVKGKYLFFSPEQARGEDVDARTDVWATGVVLYELLCGKLPVEGPPPAVMMRIGRGEFAAPKVLRPDLPDALNEILLRALAPTRDMRFESSHEFGDALAGFLYSNFPRFSAMTVAHLLRSLFKAELSQEGRELAVPQSFLEEMSAWRSPPPTGAPRKRSSPAPGEPRASRIETQPSGSETPAPIQEAPRQFFYPLALATLVGIGGSWWLLSNANAPEVQPLPLSARSIPQPVREMPATPPAVTPPPPSPPPATASPTATAVSARPPTVGDFLLKLRGFIGQQDFNSARLVANDCVAQYPEAPQCYLFLSVIEARFRNLQASADHYEAFIRLTPEGDPHRSRIMELLYSSDFDPNPFDVVLLLAQMTEEPSATASPASAASGRSDGDWSKLFHKKAAELNRRRPSEDALGPARMCVLLDPQNAECHLILGDSYDRSYKRKQSREHYLRFLTLAPENHPARARVSDMTE is encoded by the coding sequence ATGGCACTCCAGGCAGGCGACACCTTCGGGCGGTATGAGCTGGTGTCCTGGCTGGGCCGGGGCGGCATGGCGGAGACGTGGCGCGCCCAGTTGGTCGGCGACGCGGGCGTCACCAAACCCGTGCTCATCAAGAAGGTCCTCCCGGAGTACGCGGACGACGAGGCCTTCATCTCCATGTTCATCAACGAGGCGCGCATCTCCGCCACGCTGTCGCACGGCAACATCGCCCAGGTCTTCGACTTCGGCCGGGTGGAGGGTGAGTACTTCCTGGCCATGGAGTTCGTGGACGGCCAGCCGCTCCACCGCGTGCTCAAACGGGCCATGAAACAGGGAATGAGCGCCCTGCCCATTCCCGTCGCCGTGTTCATCGCGATGGAGATGTGCCGGGGGCTGCACTACGCGCACTCACGTACGGACAACAACGGCCGGCCCCTGGGCATCGTCCACCGGGACATCTCTCCGGACAACGTGCTGCTGGGCTACGAGGGTCAGGTCAAGATCGTCGACTTCGGCATCGCCAAGGCCCAGCTCATCCGGGGCTTCAAGACCGCGCCGGGAGTCGTGAAGGGCAAGTACCTCTTCTTCTCCCCGGAGCAGGCACGAGGAGAGGACGTGGACGCGCGCACGGACGTCTGGGCCACGGGGGTCGTGCTGTATGAGCTGCTCTGCGGGAAGCTGCCAGTGGAAGGCCCGCCCCCCGCGGTGATGATGCGGATCGGACGCGGCGAGTTCGCGGCCCCCAAGGTCTTGAGGCCCGACCTGCCGGACGCCTTGAATGAAATCCTGCTGCGAGCGCTCGCACCGACCCGGGACATGCGCTTCGAGTCCAGTCATGAGTTCGGGGATGCGCTGGCGGGGTTCCTCTACTCGAACTTCCCGCGCTTCTCCGCGATGACCGTTGCCCACCTGCTGCGCTCCCTCTTCAAGGCGGAGTTGTCCCAGGAAGGCCGGGAGCTGGCAGTGCCGCAGTCCTTCCTGGAGGAGATGAGCGCCTGGCGCTCTCCTCCGCCCACCGGGGCTCCTCGCAAGCGGAGCTCCCCGGCGCCAGGCGAGCCGCGCGCTTCACGCATTGAAACCCAGCCCTCCGGCTCGGAAACACCCGCTCCCATCCAGGAGGCGCCACGTCAGTTCTTCTACCCGCTGGCCCTGGCGACACTGGTGGGGATCGGCGGGTCCTGGTGGCTCCTGTCGAACGCCAATGCCCCGGAGGTCCAGCCCCTTCCCCTCTCTGCCAGGAGCATTCCGCAGCCTGTCAGGGAAATGCCCGCGACCCCGCCCGCGGTCACCCCTCCGCCCCCAAGCCCTCCTCCCGCCACGGCCAGTCCCACCGCGACCGCCGTGAGCGCCAGGCCGCCCACCGTCGGTGACTTCCTGTTGAAGCTCCGCGGCTTCATCGGGCAGCAGGACTTCAATAGCGCGCGGCTCGTCGCCAATGACTGCGTGGCCCAGTACCCGGAGGCGCCGCAATGCTATCTCTTCCTGAGCGTGATCGAGGCCAGGTTCCGGAATCTGCAAGCCAGCGCCGACCACTACGAAGCCTTCATTCGGCTGACTCCCGAAGGCGATCCCCATCGCAGTCGCATCATGGAGCTGCTGTATTCATCGGACTTCGATCCGAATCCATTCGATGTGGTGCTCCTGCTGGCGCAGATGACCGAGGAGCCGTCCGCGACGGCCTCACCAGCCTCGGCGGCCTCCGGGCGCAGTGACGGTGATTGGAGCAAGCTCTTCCACAAGAAGGCCGCCGAACTCAACAGGCGAAGACCCAGTGAGGACGCGCTGGGCCCGGCGCGGATGTGCGTCCTGCTCGACCCCCAGAATGCGGAATGCCATCTCATCCTGGGCGACAGCTACGACCGCAGCTACAAACGCAAGCAGAGCCGCGAGCACTATCTGCGGTTCCTGACGCTTGCACCCGAGAACCATCCCGCCAGGGCGCGCGTCAGCGATATGACCGAATAA
- a CDS encoding serine/threonine-protein kinase → MALQPGDTFGRYELVSWLGQGGMAETWRAQLVGDAGVTKPVLIKKVLPEYANDEAFISMFISEARISATLSHGNVAQVFDFGRVDGGYFLAMEFVDGQPLHRFLKRAMKSGMGTLPVPIAVFIAMEMCRGLHYAHTRTDSSGQPLGIVHRDISPDNVLISYEGQVKIVDFGIAKAQLIRDLKTEPGVVKGKYLFFSPEQARGEDVDARTDVWATGVVLHELLCGKLPLEGPPAVVMMRIARGELPSLSESRPDLPAALQRILLKALHPDLSQRFESSHAFAEALAGFLYANHPRISSLSLAHLLRMLFREDLLSHGRELSVPDSFQEELESWREQEPALAKKPLHPRPLLHTGRIPLPESSSVEIVEEEAPAALVPSTSRKWMLGLSTTGVALGASVLWFFSSAVPPEPLGAASPIERPSSTVQTLPNDARPSAVPQTIGSAPLTVAPLPEEPLSLANYQDRVQARVQQGAIQDAVDLAHQCAKQFSQEAECQLLLGMLYARLNDSRTSVTHYQRFLEYAPDTHPSRAKVVRVLDDAKALSSASGRIVKPETFADMMETGRTAFRDEKYPEAAATFRNALAMKPGSVEAKLELGLTLIKLKPGTSKDHREAVKLLEDVTWKDPGIRRAWLGLETAYTLVGNKAKAKKAHDRYLLMSPRNMANPAKARERLKNIGF, encoded by the coding sequence ATGGCACTCCAACCCGGCGACACCTTCGGACGGTATGAGCTGGTGTCCTGGCTGGGCCAGGGCGGCATGGCGGAGACGTGGCGCGCCCAACTGGTCGGCGACGCGGGCGTCACCAAGCCGGTCCTCATCAAGAAGGTCCTGCCGGAATACGCCAACGACGAAGCCTTCATCTCCATGTTCATCAGCGAGGCGCGCATCTCCGCCACGCTGTCCCATGGCAACGTCGCCCAGGTCTTCGACTTTGGCCGGGTGGACGGTGGGTACTTCCTCGCCATGGAGTTCGTGGACGGCCAGCCGCTCCACCGCTTCCTCAAGCGCGCGATGAAGAGCGGCATGGGCACCCTGCCCGTTCCCATCGCCGTCTTCATCGCGATGGAGATGTGCCGGGGGCTGCACTACGCGCACACCCGCACGGACAGCAGTGGCCAGCCATTGGGCATCGTCCACCGCGACATCTCCCCGGACAACGTGCTCATCAGCTACGAGGGCCAGGTCAAGATCGTCGACTTCGGCATCGCCAAGGCGCAGCTCATCCGGGACCTCAAGACCGAACCCGGCGTGGTGAAGGGCAAGTACCTCTTCTTCTCTCCAGAGCAGGCGCGCGGAGAGGACGTGGATGCGCGCACGGACGTCTGGGCCACCGGCGTCGTGCTCCATGAATTGCTCTGCGGGAAGCTTCCCCTGGAGGGACCGCCCGCGGTCGTGATGATGCGCATTGCTCGCGGCGAGCTTCCATCGCTGAGCGAGTCACGGCCGGACCTGCCGGCGGCGCTCCAGCGCATCCTCCTCAAGGCCCTGCATCCGGACCTGTCCCAGCGCTTCGAATCCAGCCATGCCTTCGCGGAGGCCCTCGCTGGCTTCCTGTACGCGAACCACCCGCGTATCTCCTCGCTGAGCCTGGCGCATCTGCTGCGGATGCTGTTTCGTGAAGACCTGCTGTCGCATGGCCGCGAGCTGTCCGTCCCGGACTCATTCCAGGAGGAGCTGGAGTCCTGGCGCGAGCAGGAACCGGCACTCGCGAAGAAGCCCCTGCATCCCAGGCCGCTGCTCCATACCGGCAGGATCCCCCTCCCCGAATCCTCCAGCGTCGAAATCGTGGAGGAGGAGGCCCCGGCCGCGCTCGTCCCCTCGACCTCGCGCAAGTGGATGCTGGGATTGAGCACCACGGGTGTGGCGCTCGGGGCCAGCGTCCTGTGGTTCTTCTCCTCCGCCGTGCCGCCGGAACCCCTTGGAGCCGCGAGCCCCATCGAGCGTCCCTCCAGCACGGTTCAAACCCTTCCCAATGATGCACGGCCTTCCGCGGTCCCCCAGACGATAGGCAGCGCGCCCCTCACCGTGGCACCGCTTCCGGAAGAGCCCCTGTCGCTGGCCAACTACCAGGACCGCGTCCAGGCGCGCGTGCAGCAGGGAGCGATCCAGGACGCCGTGGACCTGGCGCACCAGTGCGCGAAGCAGTTCTCCCAGGAAGCGGAATGCCAGCTCCTCCTTGGGATGCTGTACGCGCGACTCAATGACAGCCGCACCAGTGTGACGCACTATCAGCGCTTCCTGGAGTACGCCCCGGACACGCACCCCAGCCGCGCGAAGGTGGTGCGGGTCCTGGACGATGCGAAAGCCCTCTCGTCGGCCTCCGGCCGCATCGTGAAGCCGGAGACCTTCGCCGACATGATGGAGACCGGCCGCACGGCCTTCCGCGACGAGAAGTACCCGGAGGCCGCCGCCACCTTCCGGAACGCGCTGGCCATGAAGCCGGGCTCGGTCGAGGCGAAGCTCGAGCTGGGCCTGACGCTCATCAAGCTCAAGCCGGGCACGTCCAAGGACCACAGGGAGGCCGTGAAGCTCCTGGAGGACGTCACCTGGAAGGATCCCGGCATCCGGCGAGCCTGGCTGGGTCTGGAGACCGCCTACACTCTGGTCGGCAACAAGGCCAAGGCCAAGAAGGCCCATGACCGGTACCTGCTGATGTCCCCCAGGAACATGGCGAACCCAGCGAAGGCGAGAGAGCGGCTCAAGAACATCGGCTTCTAG
- a CDS encoding pseudouridine synthase encodes MARKQRTPRWLEAARRRGAETPAGPGADWLSRALGRAGVLPRTEAEQAIRDGRVEVDGRAEREPFAPVGQGTRVRVDGVERVLTRQVRALMFHKPSGPVVHGSDPEGVGTVFERLRAVLPPELQGFEWYAVGRLDRDTTGLLLFTNDERLVRHATAPETHLSKRYVARVEGQPPEAALTRLREGLTLEDGPTRPAEAMLRAPDVVALTLTEGRHHQVKRMLAAVGHPVLTLHRESVGRVVLDVAEGAWRELTDAEVAEGLGFQPGAD; translated from the coding sequence ATGGCGCGCAAGCAACGGACGCCCAGGTGGCTGGAGGCCGCGAGGCGCAGGGGCGCGGAGACCCCGGCGGGCCCGGGCGCGGACTGGCTGTCGCGAGCGTTGGGCCGGGCCGGCGTGCTGCCCCGGACCGAGGCCGAGCAGGCAATACGCGATGGCCGCGTGGAGGTGGACGGCCGGGCGGAGCGGGAGCCGTTCGCGCCGGTGGGGCAGGGGACGCGGGTGCGCGTGGACGGCGTGGAGCGCGTGCTGACGCGCCAGGTGCGGGCGCTGATGTTCCACAAGCCCTCGGGGCCGGTGGTGCACGGGTCGGATCCCGAAGGCGTGGGCACTGTCTTCGAACGGTTGCGCGCGGTGCTGCCGCCGGAGCTTCAAGGCTTCGAGTGGTACGCGGTGGGGCGCCTGGACCGGGACACCACGGGGCTCCTGCTCTTCACCAACGACGAGCGGCTGGTGCGGCACGCGACGGCGCCAGAGACGCACCTGTCCAAGCGGTACGTGGCGCGCGTGGAGGGGCAGCCCCCGGAGGCGGCGCTGACGAGGCTGCGAGAGGGATTGACGCTGGAGGACGGCCCCACGCGACCGGCGGAAGCCATGCTCCGTGCGCCCGACGTGGTGGCGCTCACTCTTACAGAAGGGCGGCACCACCAGGTGAAGCGGATGCTCGCGGCGGTGGGGCACCCGGTGCTCACGCTGCACCGTGAGTCGGTGGGGCGGGTGGTGCTGGACGTGGCGGAAGGGGCGTGGCGCGAGCTGACGGACGCGGAGGTGGCGGAGGGGTTGGGGTTCCAACCCGGCGCGGACTAG